Genomic window (Vicinamibacterales bacterium):
GACGAGCTCGCGCACCGTCCCGAGGCCCACGTGCGAGAGCAGGTTCACCGAAATGCCCTGCTTCTCGAGCACCGCGAAGTAGCCGGCGAAGTCCGTCCACGGCTGCCGGTCGCCCGGCGCCTTCCTGGGCGCGATCGATCCCGACTCGCCGATGACCTCCGTGGTCACGCCCTGGCGGATCTTGCTCTGCGCGTTGCCGTCGGTGACGAGCGGCATGTCGGAGTGGGAATGCATGTCGATGAAGCCCGGCGCCACTACGCGGCCCCTGGCATCGATGAGGCGGGCGGCGCGGCCGGCGGCGGCTGCCGCGGCGGCGGGGTCCAGGACCTCGGCGACGTGGCCGCCTGCAATCGCCACCGCGCCGTCGCGCGCCGGACCTCCCGTGCCGTCGATGATCCTGGCGTTGGTGACCAGGAGGTCGAGCGGCACGGGCGGCGGGCCGGACGGCCCGCACGCGGAAAGCAGGGCGCAGGACGCCGCGGACGCGGCGGCGGACACCAGGGACGTCGAGCGACGCATGGATGGCTCCGGAACCGGGGACTACTGGAAGTGGGCGCGAATCGCGTCCACCAGGGCGGCAATCGACGGCACGCCGGGTTCGATGACGGACGTCACTCCGAGCTGCCGTACCGCATCGCCGGCGGCCGGCCCCGCGGTGGCCACGGTCGTGTGCGTGAGCAGGTCGGCGACCTGGTCCACGCCGTACAACGCGGCGAAGGAGCGCACGGCCGCGGCGCTCGTGAACGTCACGACGTCGATCCGCCGCTGCAGGAGCTGCCCGTACACGTCCAGCTCGGGGTTGTCGTCCACCGCGAGCGTCCTGAACGACGGCGCCTGCGTCACGTCCGCGCCCGCGGCGGTGAGGGCCTCGGCCAGCGTGTCGCGTCCACCCAGCGCCCCCGGCGCCAGCACCTTCACGCGCCCCAGCCGGTCGCGGCCGCCGAGGGCCTCGACGACGGCATCGGCGCCCAGTCCCTCGACGGCGGCGTCCACGCGGATGCCGAAGCGCGCGAGGCGGTCGCTCACGCCCACGCCGAGCGAGCAGAGGCGCGGGCCGGCGAGCGCGCGGGCGTCGCGCCCCAGTTCGTAGATCCGCTGCATCAACCCTTCGGCGGCGTTGACGTTGGCGAAGACGATCCAGTCGAAGCCGCTCAGCGACGCCAGGGCGAGGTCGAGCTCCTCGTGGTGTTCGAGCGGCGCGATCTGCAGCACCGGCGCCTCGATGGCCTCGGCGCCGGCCGCTTCCAGGAGCGCGACGAGCTCGCCGGCCTGGTGGCGCGACCGCGTGACGAGGACGCGGCGGCCGAACAGCGGGCGCTCATCGAACCAGCGCAGGTGCTCGCGCAGTCCCACGACCTTGCCGACGACGAGCGTGGCCGAGCCGTCGAGCGGATCCTCGTCGAGCCGGCGCGAGATCTCGCGGAGGGTGGCCAGCTCGGTCTGCTGGCCGGCCAGCGTGCCGGCGTGCACGATCGCGGCCCGTTCGTCGGCCGCGCGGCCGTGATCCAGCAGGCCGCGGGCAATCGACGCGAGTTCGGCGCGGCCGCCGTGCGCGGCGATGGTGCCGTCCAGCTTCGCCAGGTTGGTCCAGTTCACGCGCAGCTTGCCGCCGTTGCCGGCCTCGTGGCCGCGCACGAAGGTGAGCGTGTCGCCGCCGCCGGTGTAGGTCAGCGGAATGCCGGCGTAGGCGGCCGTGCTGAGCGACACCGGCACCCCGGGCACGACCTCGAACGGGATGCCCTGCTCGTGCAGGAAGAGCGCTTCTTCGCCGCCGTGATCGAAGAGGAACGGGTCGCCCATCTTGAGGCGGGCCACCACCTTGCCTTCGCGCGCCTTCTCCGCGAGCAGGAAGCAGATCGCGTCCTGGTCGGTGACCTCGCGCGTGGGACGCCCCACGTCGATGCGTTCGACGCCGCGCGGCGCCAGGTCGAGCACCCGGCGGTGGACGGTGCGATCGAAGATCACGACGTCGGCTGACTGGAGGCACTGGAGGCCCCGCGTCGTGAGGAGGCCGGGCGTACCGGGTCCCGAGCCGATGATATAGACCAGCGTGCGCATGGCCGGCACATCTTACCCGCCGCCCGGCCCGCCCGCCAGACCGTTCAGGACATCGGTGCGTAGTACCCGCGCTTGGTGCGGGCCGCCGCGCCCGGCCGGTTCACGAGCACGGTCAGCCGGCGCCAGGCGCCGTCCCTCTTCAGGTTGGTCGACGCGTAGCCGAGCACGTACTGGGAGGCCAGCTCGTCGGCGATGACGCCGTAGATGCCCGCCAGGTCCTCGGCCCGCTGGGGGAAGAACGCGCGCCCGCCCGTGTCCTCGGCCAGGTGCCGCAGGACGAACTCGGCTTCGCGGAAGCCCTTGGAGAGTCCCGCGTCCCGGGACTGCAGGCCGATCGAGTAGATGGTGGTGGCGGACCGCTTCGCCAGGTCAAGGACCTCTTCGTAGGTGACGAGGCTCGACGTGTCCTCCCCGTCGGACAGCACCACCACCGCCCGCCGCCGGACGTCGTCCTCGCTCTTGGCCTTGATCTTCGCCAGTTCCTTCAGCGAGATGTACAGGGCGTTGTGCAGCGAGGTGGATCCGCCGGCCTGCGTCGACCGGATGGCCCCTTCGAGGGCCGCGGCATCCGAGGTGAAGTCCTGGACGATCTCCACGCGCGTGTCGAAGTCCACGACCTGCGCGAGGTCCTGCGGCCGGAGCTTGCGGACGAAGCCGACGGCCGCTTCCTGGGCGATGGACATCCGCTGCTCCATGCTGGCGCTGGTGTCCAGCAGCAGCGACAGCGCGATGGGCAGCGACGTCCGGTTGAAGTACGAGATCTCCTGCTTCGCGCCGTCCTCGATGATCGTGAAGTCGCTCCTGTCGAGGTCGGTCAGGTAGCGGTTCTGCTGATCCAGCACGGTGACGTTGAGCGACACCATCTCCACGCCGGCGCGAAACACCTGGTCCGGAGACCGGCGCTGCGTCGCGGTCTGGGCCGACAGGGTGATGGCCGCGACGGCCGAGGCGATCGCCGCGGCCGGCAGGGCTCCAGAACGCGTACGGATCATCGTGACTGTCCCCTGGCCGCCGTCCCATAGGCGACGAAACCCGGCCGTGCCGCCGTCACCTCGAACGTCTCAGGCGGAATGAGTGACTGCGGACGGGCGTAGACCACCCGGTGCTGGTGCGTCAGCACGCGTGCGACCTCGGCGAGGGCCGGCGCGAAGGCCATGCTGGCCAGCACATCACGCCGGAGTCCGCCGGTGCGGCGGACGCCTCGGTCGAGGAGGGCATCCCGCTCGCGCTGCTCGTCGGTGAAGCGCGCGCTGCCAGGCGGCGACACGGTCACGACGTGCAGCGTGGCGCCCGATGTCCGCAGGGCGTCGAGCGCCTGCGCGTGGTGCATGGTGCTCAATTCGGGGCCGCCCGCGGCGAGGACGACGATGGCGGCGCGCTCGGACTCCCGCCGCCCGAGGCCCCGCGCGGTCTCGAGCACCGCCTCGATGAGGGTGGCGCCGCTGCCGGGCCGCGAGAAGATCCGGCCGATGCCCGCGTCGAGCGCGCCGGGCGCGTTCGAGTAATCCGCGATCACCGTGGGTCGTTCCCCGAACGAGATGAGCGCGATGGGCCCGAGATCGCCCAGCGCGCCGACGAAGGCCCTGATGGCGTTGCGGAGATCGGGCACCGCCGGCTCCGCGGCGGCGCTCGTGTCGACCAGGACGGCGATCGGCATCGGGCCGGTCGCGGGGGTGATGCGGAGGACCTCGCGGGCGACCTTGTCCTCGCGGATCACGAGGTCGGCGGCCGACAGTTCGTCCACCGGGGCGCCGGACCGCTCGTCCACGAGCGCGACGAACGCCACGCGCTCCCTGGCCTGTGCGCCGGCAAGGCCAGGCACGGCGAGGACGAGCGCCACGACCGCCGCGATCGGCCGGAACGGGCACGACGTCATGGTGGATTCCCCCGACCGGAGGGCGCGTCCGGTGCGAAGCGCCAGTATAGTCCGGCGGCGGAGCACAACCGTGGCCCCCGGCGCGCGGCGCTACACTACGGACCGGCCGCTCATGACCTCCAGCCGTGACCCGCGTACGCTGAAGATGCTCGGCCAGCTGAGCACGCTGGGCCTGGCATTCGTGTTCGCCCTCGTGATGGGCTTCGCAGCTGGCAACTGGCTGGACCGCCGCCTCGGGACGTCGCCGTGGCTGTCGTTGATCGGATTTGCACTTGGGCTCGCGGCCGGGGTGCTGAACGTCGTCCGCACGATGCGGGTGGTCAACGCGGCGCCGCCGCCCGCCGACGGCCACGGCGACGGCGGGGGGCCAGTCGGTCGGTGACGACGGCTCTCGACTCGCTGCTGGCCCGGGTCGAGCGGGACACCGTGACGGCCGCCGTCGTGCTCGCGCTCGGCGCCGCCGTGGCGTGGCCGGACCACCTCGATCGCGCGCTGGGCGTCCTCGGCGGCCTGGCGCTGGTGGCCATCAGCTACCGGGGAATCCGGGCCGGCGTGGATCAGATATGGGCGCCCCCGGGTCCGGACGGAGCCGCGGCCGCGGGCGCCCGGGCACGTCGAGGCGCATTCGTGAAGTTTTTCACAAGGCATGCTATACTCGCCGTCGGCGCTTACGTTATGATTGCGCGTTTTGAGTTCGACCCGGTGGCGATGCTGGCGGGAGTGAGCGCTCCAGTCGTCGCGGTCACCGCGGAGGTCGTGCGATCGGCTCGTGCCCGGGGCGGCGGATCGCGTTCCAGATCCACCTAGGAGGCGTGTGTTGGTTACTCGGTCATTCCTGTCTGCGTTCGTGATGCTGCTGGTCGCGGGTCTGCTGTCGCCCGCGTACGCCCAGGGCGCGGACGCCGCGAATTCCGCGCTCGTGCAGTGGTCGATCATCACGGCAGGATTCGCTCTTGCCATCGCGGCCGCCGGTGGAGCGCTGGGTCAGGGCCGCGCCGTCAGCTCCGCCACCGAGGCGATCGCCCGCAACCCCGGCGCTGCCGGTGAGATTCGTGGCGCGCTCATCCTCGGCCTCGTGCTGATCGAGTCGCTCGTCATCTACGTCCTGCTCATCTCGCTGATTCTGTTCTTCCTCAAGCCCTTCGGCGGGTAGCTCGCGGTTTCCGGCGCCGGGGGCAGGTCGCGACGCGCGATTCTGCCCCTGTTCGTCTGTACGGCGGCGGACCGGCCCGGGCGTCGCGCATCGAGGTACGCGTGAGCCACCGACGATTCGGGTTCCTGGACGTCCTGCTCGTCCTGGTGGTGGCCGCGTGGGGCGCCAACCTGTCGGTCGTCAAGGTGGCCGTGCGGGAGCTGCCGGTCCACGCGTTCAACGGCGTCAGGCTCCTGCTGGCGGCGCTGGCGTTCGGACTCGTGTTGTGGCGCATGTCACCCGGCGAACGTCGGGTGGCGCGCGGCGACTGGGGACGCGTGGCCGTTCTGGGGGTGGTGGGCGGCGTCGTCTACCAACTGCTCTTCATGACCGGCGTGCCCCTGACCAGCGTGGCGAATTCGGGGCTCATCTTCGGCCTGTCTCCGGTGGTCATCTCCCTCCTGTCGTCGGTGGTCGGCCACGAGCGGCTGTCGATGTCCCGCTGGGCCGGCGGCGCCCTGTCCGTGCTCGGTTTGTTCCTGGTGGTCGGCGACGGCGCGTCCCTCTCGAGGACGACCCTCCTCGGCGACGGCCTGGTGTTCCTCGCGATGCTCTGCTGGGCCGCGTACTCCGTGGCGTCGCGTCCGATGCTCGGGCGCTATTCGGCGACGATGCTCACGGCCTGGGCCGCGATCGTGACCGCCCCGATCTACGCCGTCCTCGTCGCCCCCGCGCTCGTCTCGGTGCGGTGGACCGCGGTGTCGTGGCTGACGTGGAGCCTCCTCGTCTGGTCGGCCGTGTTCAGCCTCGCGATTGCCTACGTGATTTGGTACACGGGCGTGCAGCAGATCGGCGCGACCCGGACGTCGACCTACAGCAACCTGACGCCGCTTGCGGCGATGTTCGTCGGCTGGTGGTGGCTGGGGGAGGCCGTCTCGTCGCGCCAGTCGGCGGGGGCGGCCGCCATCCTCGGCGGCGTGTTCCTGACCCGGCTGTCGCCGGTGGTGCTGATGCCCCATGCCGGGCCCCCGGCCCCGCCGCCGGAGTGACCGCCGCCGGTCGTCCCGTCCCTTGCGATCCCAGACAGGGTCGCGTAACCTGTGACGGCCCCGGGTCCGGCCCCTCGCCGGCGCGCCGTGGTTTGCAGTTCGTCAGGGCTCCCGTGATGTTCTACCGGCCGGCGGGAGTTCCTTGAGGATCGGAGAGGCCGACTCGGCAGCGGCCTGACGCCGCTTCCGTCGTCAGGGATTCCGGGCACGCGCGCCATCCGTGCCCGGCCATCCATCCCCCTCCGGCGCTCTTCCCGCCTCTTCACCCCGTTTCCCACTCCTCCCGTCGCGCTCCGGGCTCGCGCCAGCCTCGGCGCGTGGACGGACAACCCGATTCCGGGGGCGAGAGCGTTGCGAATTGGGACGAACTGGCGTAACCTCCCTCGCTACCGCTTTCACGGCTGCCAGATTACAGACTTTTCTGGAGCTGAAATTAGCGGCCTTGTACGGTCATTGATCCCTGAATTGCAGGGGTCATTTGTTGGGTCGGGACCTCGGCGGCCGCGCTGTGCCGTCGGAGGTGGGGCCAGCGAGCGCCCCGGCAACCCGCGGCCCGCGTTGTGTCATCCGTCCCCGGCGGTCGACTGGCCCGGGACGGCGTGCCGTTGACGTTTGAACGCGGTCCATGTGGCCGGCCTGCCCACAGGCCGTCCCCCACAGGGCCATTGGAGGATGGAATGAAGCGATGGTTGGTCGGGCTGTTCGCCGTGGCGTTCGCAACGGCGGCCGTCTCGAGCGCGTACGCGCAGGGCGGTGGCGCAAGCAGCACGGGTACGATCCAGGGACGGGTGGCCGATGCCCAGGGAGCGGTCCTCCCCGGCGTCACGGTGGTCG
Coding sequences:
- the cobA gene encoding uroporphyrinogen-III C-methyltransferase, encoding MRTLVYIIGSGPGTPGLLTTRGLQCLQSADVVIFDRTVHRRVLDLAPRGVERIDVGRPTREVTDQDAICFLLAEKAREGKVVARLKMGDPFLFDHGGEEALFLHEQGIPFEVVPGVPVSLSTAAYAGIPLTYTGGGDTLTFVRGHEAGNGGKLRVNWTNLAKLDGTIAAHGGRAELASIARGLLDHGRAADERAAIVHAGTLAGQQTELATLREISRRLDEDPLDGSATLVVGKVVGLREHLRWFDERPLFGRRVLVTRSRHQAGELVALLEAAGAEAIEAPVLQIAPLEHHEELDLALASLSGFDWIVFANVNAAEGLMQRIYELGRDARALAGPRLCSLGVGVSDRLARFGIRVDAAVEGLGADAVVEALGGRDRLGRVKVLAPGALGGRDTLAEALTAAGADVTQAPSFRTLAVDDNPELDVYGQLLQRRIDVVTFTSAAAVRSFAALYGVDQVADLLTHTTVATAGPAAGDAVRQLGVTSVIEPGVPSIAALVDAIRAHFQ
- a CDS encoding VWA domain-containing protein, producing the protein MIRTRSGALPAAAIASAVAAITLSAQTATQRRSPDQVFRAGVEMVSLNVTVLDQQNRYLTDLDRSDFTIIEDGAKQEISYFNRTSLPIALSLLLDTSASMEQRMSIAQEAAVGFVRKLRPQDLAQVVDFDTRVEIVQDFTSDAAALEGAIRSTQAGGSTSLHNALYISLKELAKIKAKSEDDVRRRAVVVLSDGEDTSSLVTYEEVLDLAKRSATTIYSIGLQSRDAGLSKGFREAEFVLRHLAEDTGGRAFFPQRAEDLAGIYGVIADELASQYVLGYASTNLKRDGAWRRLTVLVNRPGAAARTKRGYYAPMS
- a CDS encoding VWA domain-containing protein; this translates as MTSCPFRPIAAVVALVLAVPGLAGAQARERVAFVALVDERSGAPVDELSAADLVIREDKVAREVLRITPATGPMPIAVLVDTSAAAEPAVPDLRNAIRAFVGALGDLGPIALISFGERPTVIADYSNAPGALDAGIGRIFSRPGSGATLIEAVLETARGLGRRESERAAIVVLAAGGPELSTMHHAQALDALRTSGATLHVVTVSPPGSARFTDEQRERDALLDRGVRRTGGLRRDVLASMAFAPALAEVARVLTHQHRVVYARPQSLIPPETFEVTAARPGFVAYGTAARGQSR
- a CDS encoding AtpZ/AtpI family protein, encoding MTSSRDPRTLKMLGQLSTLGLAFVFALVMGFAAGNWLDRRLGTSPWLSLIGFALGLAAGVLNVVRTMRVVNAAPPPADGHGDGGGPVGR
- a CDS encoding ATP synthase F0 subunit C encodes the protein MVTRSFLSAFVMLLVAGLLSPAYAQGADAANSALVQWSIITAGFALAIAAAGGALGQGRAVSSATEAIARNPGAAGEIRGALILGLVLIESLVIYVLLISLILFFLKPFGG
- a CDS encoding DMT family transporter, with product MSHRRFGFLDVLLVLVVAAWGANLSVVKVAVRELPVHAFNGVRLLLAALAFGLVLWRMSPGERRVARGDWGRVAVLGVVGGVVYQLLFMTGVPLTSVANSGLIFGLSPVVISLLSSVVGHERLSMSRWAGGALSVLGLFLVVGDGASLSRTTLLGDGLVFLAMLCWAAYSVASRPMLGRYSATMLTAWAAIVTAPIYAVLVAPALVSVRWTAVSWLTWSLLVWSAVFSLAIAYVIWYTGVQQIGATRTSTYSNLTPLAAMFVGWWWLGEAVSSRQSAGAAAILGGVFLTRLSPVVLMPHAGPPAPPPE